CAGGACGGATTTAATTTATTTCCCGTACCCATGCAGGAAATTATCGGTACATTTGCTTCCTTTGCTTTCTCTATCAGAAGCAGCTTTGCAGACACCGTGTCCACAGCGTCTACAATGTAATCATATCCTGAAAAATCAAACAGCTGCGCAGTATCTGCATTAAAAAAGGTATCGTAGGTATGTACCACCGCATCCTGATTAATATCCATAATTCGCTCTTTTGCTACGGAAACCTTTTTTCTGCCCATAGTGGAGCGCAAAGCCACCAGCTGTCTGTTGAGATTTGTCAGGCTCACTTCATCGTGGTCTACTAAAGTCAGATTGCCTATCCCTGACCTTGCCAATGCTTCCACCACATAAGAGCCTACCCCTCCAATTCCAAAAACTGCAACTTTGGAATTTGCAAGTATCTGAAGTCCTTCTTTTCCTAATAGTTCTTCTGAACGTGAGAATGCTTGCAGCATTTTCCGTTTCCTCCTGTTACTACATTTTTTATTAGTTACTTCTCAAAGTGCTGTTTTGGGATGCGAATATCCACCCGTATCCCACATAAGCACTAACATTATACTATTGATTAGCGAAAAAGTATAGCTTAGTTTTTCATCTTTGGCTTAAAAATCAGACTTGCCGCATAGGAAAAAATCAGCGCTGCGGAAATTCCCACCGCACTGGCAGTAAAACCACCCATAAAAATCCCTAAAAATCCATGCTCTGAAATTGCCTTTTTTACTCCTTGGAACAAGGTATTCCCAAATCCCAATAAGGGAACGCTTGCTCCTGCCCCTGCAAAGTCAATTAATTTATCATAAATACCAAAGCTTCCCAATACCGCTCCTGTGCACACCAGCAAAACCATTACCCTTCCGGGCAACAGCTTTGTCTTCTCTAATAATATCTGCACCAGTGCACAAATCAATCCCCCTACCCAAAACGCATTGATGTATTCCATAATTTTTTCTCCTAACAATGTTCAATGACTACTGCCTGAGCAATGCCCGGCACACTTTTTCCTTCATTAAAGCTGACCTTTGAAAGCAGCGCTCCCGTAGGCACAAACAGGATACGTTTCCACTCTCCCTTTTCTATTTTAGGAAGAATATAAGAAACGAAAGTAACCGCAGCACAGCCGCAGCCGCTTCCTCCTGCATGGGTATCCTGCGTATTTGAATCAAAAATTTCTATGCCGCAATCCATGTGCTGTTTTTCAATATCAAAACCTTTTTCTTTCATTAAGTCAAAAAGAATTCTCTGTCCCACTTCTCCTAAATCACCGGTGATAATTCTGTCATAGTCTTCCGGCAGACGATTGAAATCCATAAGATTTTGGTAAATGGTATCGCAGGCAGCAGGCGCCATGCAAGCCCCCATATTTAAGGAGTCCTTAAAGCCGTAGTCCACAATTTTTCCTGTTGTAATTCCTGCAATTCTGGCTTTTCCGCCTTTCGTTCCCAAAATACATGCGCCGCTGCCTGTCACTGTCCATGTAGCTGATAAAGGTCTCTGATTTCCGTATCCTAAAGGAAATCGAAATTCTTTTTCCGCACTGCCAAAATGGCTGGACGTCACGGCTGCAACATAAGGCGCATACCCTCCTGAAACAGCCATCGCCGAAAGAGAAAGGGCTTCCCCCATTGTGGAGCACGCTCCGTAAAGTCCGTATATAGGAGTATCAAAGCCCATAATTCCAAAGGAAGACGCTATTGTCTGAGCCAGCAAATCCCCTGCATAAATCATACGAAGCTGCCACTTTTCAATACCGGCTTTTTCAATCGCCATAGATACTGCTTCCTTTTGCAGATTACTTTCCGCTTCTTCCCACGAAGTACATCCAAATAGTCCCTCTTCCTCTCCAATTTTATCAAAATATTTGCCAAGAGGACCGTCTCCCTCTTTTTTCCCTACAATAGCTGCCCCGCTTAATATATGGGCAGCCTGCTGAAACTGTATACTCTGCTTTCCTACAATCTGTTCCATTACACAATCCCCCATATATGCAAAAAGTAATAAATCAATCCTAACAGGGAAGATGTTAAAACTCCGTATAAAATAACAGGTCCGGCTATAATAAAGATTTTACATCCAATTCCGAAAACCTGTCCCTCCTTCTGATATTCAATAGCAGGCGCCGCCACAGAATTGGCAAAACCCGTAATCGGAACTAAAGTCCCTGCACCGCCCCATTTCGCCAGTTTCGGATAAATATTAAATCCTGTAAGAACTACACTGAACAAAATTAAAAGCAAGGAAGTCCAACTGCCGCTGATTTCTTTATCCAGCCCCATATTCTCACAGATATTTAAAATCACTTGTCCAATAGTACAAATTGCTCCACCACTTACAAAAGCTCCCAGCATATTTAAAAATAAATTATGCGTTGGCGTCTTTTCCTTGACATATTTTTCATATTGCTTTGCGTCCATTACCATTCACCACCTTTATTCTTATTGTGTGAAGTATGTTCCAATCTTATGCAATAAAAAATTGGAAAAGACTTCCTAGTGTTTTCCCTACTGCAATACAAATTACAATCCATCCAATCCCCTTCTTCAGTCCCAAACGCCTTGCCATCACGGCAAACACATTTACCACTTCTACAAGGGCAATAATCCAGCCCCCTAAAAACATCCCAAAGAAAAACCCTGTAACACCTGCAAAAATTTTTCCAAAAGGAACAGACAGATGATAAATATAAATCAGATTTCCCAAAAAGCTTCCAAGCATCAGACAATTTTCGTATAGAAAAATGTGGTTCGCCGTATGAGTAATCCCTGCAAAGCGTGGAATAATTCCCAGTTCTATAATAAACGCTGCCAGAGCCACCGCTACTACTGCACCGCCGCAAAGCCCTGCAATACCTGCCAGAATTTCCCCCTGCCACATTAAGCATTTTCCCCCTTCTGTGTTTTCTTGCTGCGATTTTTATCTGCAATAAGCGTTTTATTTACGTCATCCTCATAAAGCCGCATCTGTACTTCCACCGGAGTCGGGTCCTGCGTAAGCTTGCCTTTCCCAAAATGGTTAAAGAAAAAAACAACACCAATTCCAATTCCCACCGAATAAGTAAATTCCAAAATCGTAGGACCTGTGGCTATTTCACCTGTAAACTGCGTATAGATTTTAGAAAATAAATTGGCAGTATCCACATCTGTGTTAAAGGTCATAATAGAAAAAGCACCTCCAAAAAAAGTCAGCACACAGACCAATAATGTCTTTAACCAGCTATACCATTTTTGTTGATGCTTTGCTTTCTCGTAAGTAACAACAAGATTTGCCTCACCAATATGGGTAATGTCTACATTAGGTTCCTCTTTTGCTATTGCATGAACTAAATCCACCGCAGAAACCACATACCTTCCCGGTTCCCCATTTGGAATAGAAAAAACCTTTCTTACTTTATTTCTATTTAACACTTTACTGTCCTTACATGTAAGTTTCGCCACATCCTGTAAATATATTTCAGGACTTTGTACTTCTACATTTTTCTCTGTCTGTATATACAAAATTTCACTCATCTGACAACCTCCTTACATTACTAAGGAGTATTATGTCCAAATTTTCGCTTTATATCCGTTCTCTTAATGCCTTTAAAATTTTCTTTTCCAGTCTGGAAACCTGTACCTGAGACATTCCCATCATTTTGGCAATGCTGGTTTGTGTCTTCTCTTTAAAAAAGCGCAGATAAATCAGCTCTCTTTCTCTGGCATTTAAGCTCCCCAATATATCTTCTAAAAGAAGCTTGTCCAAAACCTCCTCCTGTTCATCTTTTTCATAAGGCAGCTTATCCTCCAAAGCAATATCGCTGCCATCGCTTTGATAAATGGTCTTCTGCAAGGACTCCACCTGTGCCGAAGACTCCATCGCCATAATCAGTTCTTCTTCTGATACAGACAATTCCTTTGCAATTTCCTCCATAGACGGCTCCTGCCCCGTTTTCATCAGCAATTCTTCCCTGACTGCATAAGCCTTTCCCGCTGCCTCTTTTAAGGAACGGCTCACCTTTACCATACCGTCATCTCTTAAAAAACGTTTAATTTCTCCTGTTATCATAGGCACTGCGTATGTGGAAAACCTCACTTCATAGCTTAAATCAAATTTGTCTATGGCTTTTAAAAGTCCGATACAGCCTATCTGTACTAAGTCTTCCAACTCAGCCCCTCTATTTTGAAATCTTCTGGCAATACTATGTACCAGCCCCATATTTTTCTCTGTAAGTATATCTCTTGCGCTCTTATCTCCTTGGTGTGCACGCCCGATAAGGGCAAGGATATCATCCATACAGCCCTCCTACTCAAAGACGTCTTTCTGTCTGCCGATTGTTTTTTTCATGGTTACGGTTGTCCCTTCGCCAAGTCTGGACTCTACAAGTACCTCGTCCATAAAAGCTTCCATAAAAGCAAATCCCATTCCCGACCTGTCCTGCTCAGGCTTTGTAGTAAAAAGAGGCTGCATTGCCTTTTCCACATCTTCAATTCCTTTTCCTTTGTCCTGTACCACTACCGTTAATTCTCTTTGAAAGCGGCTGCATTCTATGGTAATCATATCTGTCTCTTTTTGATACGCATGCACGATACAGTTTGTAATTGCCTCCGATACGGCTGTTTTTATGTCTGCGACCTCCTCCAGTGTAGGATTTAACTGTGTGCTGAACGCAGCCACCGCAATTCTTGCCAGTCCCTCATTGCAGGAACGACTTTCTACCTCCAGAACCATTTTATTATCCCGGTTCATAATCTCCCCCCTATCTCACTCTATAATTCCATACCGGCTCCTGACTGATTTCAATGTGCTTGTAAATACCGGAAAGCTGCATAATCTTCAAAACTCTGTCATTTACATGGATTGCTGCCACCGTCCCCTTGCTGTAACTTAAAATCCGCTTTCTGCCCATTATCATGCCAATTCCCGAACTGTCCATAAAACCCGTTTCCGAAAAATCAAACACCAGCTGCTTTATCAACCCCTTATCCAGCTCCTTATCCACCTGCGGGGTAATCTGCTCTGCAAAATGATGGTCTAATTCCTTTGGAACATACACAATCAACTGATTTCCACGCTTCTTAATTCTATCCTCCATCTTCACTATCACCCTTTCATTTATAAGCATCATTTCTACATACAAATTTAAACTCATTTATCACTTTTTTTCTATTTTATAATTTTATCACCAACAACTATATTATTAATTTCCTTCTCTGTTTTGCATAAATAACTTATATCCATTTCCAGATGCAGGCGCAGTATTCCAATGGCAAACAATGCAGAATATTTTCGCAGTTTTTGGATGTATAGTGATGTTTTGGAAGCCGTGTCTGAGTGCATCAGCACGAGTTTGGCGGACAAAACATCATTAGGCGACGCAGAAAAACTAGAAAATAACTGCGTTTGCCGTGGGATATCTGAGCCAATATCAAAAGCAAATGGTTTTTTATGTAAAACAGCAAAAAGACGCATACTTCCCGTATACGCCTTTTCTCCAAGGTTTTTCTTCTGTATTTATTCTTCTATGGTTTCCCCTGACTGTATTTCTCCGTCTGTCTCTCCCCCGTCTTCCGTTGGGACTTCTCCGTCTCCTTCACCTTCTGCCGGAGCTTGGTCAGAACCGCCGTTTGCCTCCAGATAATCCTTTGCATCGGAAGCTGCTTTTGTTCCGGGGAATTCATCTATAATTTTCTGATACCACTGATTTGCGTTTTCTTTATCGCCTTTTTTGTCATAGGCCTGTGCTAACTGGAACATGGTATTTTTATCCTGTTTTCCAATATTCAGAGCTTTTTCCAAGCCGGCGATGGCGGTATCATAATCTCCGCTTTCCAAAGCAGCCGAAGCTTCATTTACATATTTTTTGCGCACCGTAGAACCTACGGATTTCATAATGCTGTCATACATGCTCTTTGCTTCTACGGAAAGAAGCTCTGCATTAACGCCTTCAATGGCATTGGCTGCTGTATCGGAATTTCCTTCCTGATGTGCCTGCCACGCTTTTATGAGGTTTTCATAAGCCGCTGCCTTTTCTCCTGCTTCCTGAATTTGCGTCTGCGCTGTATTGACAGACTCGGTTGAAGCCTCCATCTCCTCCTGCATACGGGCAAGCTCCGCAGATATGGTTGCCATTTTTCCGCTGTATTCCACAACCTTTTTGTTGGCTTCCTGATTGATTTTCTGTGTCTTTGCAGGCACAATCAAAAACCAGAGAGCCGCAGCGCCTACCAAAAGCCCCAAAAGCAGGTTTACCAAGGTATTGGTAATGCTCTTTTCTTTATATTCCGGCGGCTGAATAATGGTATCATTGCCGGACTTATATACAATACTTCCGTTTTGCTTTTCATCCTCTTTTTCTCTCATTTTAAAACGAGAGTCCAGATTTGTAGCTCTGCCTGTCTGCTCCTCAATTTCTCTTAAAAAACGAAGAGTCGTGGTATTGGTCTTATCAATCTTTGCCGCTGCTTTCAGTTGTTTTCTGGCTTTCTCATACTCACCCTCATGAATATAAATAAGCGCCAGTAAATGATAACCTTTAATCAGCTTTGGATTGTTAGTAAGCACTTTTTTCAGCTGCATTTTCGCCATATCCAGATTACCGTTTCGGCAATATTCCAGACATTGATTATATTTTTTAATGCTTGTATTAATCATATCAAGGCGATTGGTATTTTTTTGCAGCTTGTCAATATATGCGCTTGCCAGATTGCCCTCAGGCATCATATTTTTGCTGATTACCCATTCGCTTAAGGCAGCAACCACTTCTCCCGTTTCAAAATATACCAGACCAAGAAGATTTCTTGCCTGTATATTCATTTTATTCATTTTCAGACTTCGTTTCAAGCAGGTAATTGCTCCTGATAAATCCCGAATTTGAGCCTTTTCAAGTCCCTGATTATAATAAAAATTGGATAAAGCATCGATTTTCTTCAGTGCCTTTACATTACATCCGCATTTCGGGCAATAATCAGAAGCTGTCAGTACTGTTTGACATACAACACAATTCATCGTCTACTCCTATTTCTCAGATGTTTTATGATTATCCCGCATCATTTCTTTCAGAATATCAATGACATCTGTCAAATCCTGTTTATAAATTGCCCCTTCTGCATCGTCTACATCCAAACACGGCTGAAACTTCTTTAGTTCTTCCTCGTAATTAATCATGTACTCTCCTCCTTACATAGTCCTTAATCTCCCCTACAAGATATAAAGAACCTACCACGAACAGCAGCCCGTCTTTTTTCAGCTTATAAGCCTCTTCAAAAGCTTTTTCCGGATTTGTTTCCACCAAAACGTTTTCACATCCGTTTTCCTTGAACAGTCCAGCAAGCTCCAAAGCTGACTGTTTTCTGCTTCCCCAGATTTCTGTTGTCACAACATTGGTAAAATGAAGCCCGTCACAGATTTTTGCAATCATATCAGGAAACTCCTTGTCAGAAACCGTGGTAAATAACAATGTAATTTCATAATCCTTCTGGAAATGACGAACAGTCTCTACAAACTTTGCAATGCCGTCCTCATTATGCGCTCCGTCTACAATGACACCGGGAAGTATGGTTTCCATACGCCCCTGCCAGCGGGTATTTTTCATACCATGCACCAACTCTGCCTTTTCCATACCATGATATTCCTTCAAAACACCCATGGTTTCCAGAGCCAGAGAAGCGTTCATCATCTGATATTTTGCAGTAAAAGGAACAAATAATTCCGTGTCCCCATAAGCAGCTGAACGGCTGATAAAATGAATTCCTTCCGGTGTAAAATCCAAAAGCTTCTGGTTTTCTTCTTTCACTTCACACCAAGGACATCCTAACTCATGCGCTCTCTTTTTTATTACTTCTGCCGCTTCCTGATTATTTCCGTCAAAGATTACCGGAACCTGCGGTTTTATAATTCCTGCCTTTTCTCCTGCAATCTGTGCAATGGTATTTCCCAAATATTCTACATGGTCAAGGCTAATGGATGTAATCACACAGGCAATAGGATTTAATACAGCGTTTGTAGCATCCAGTCTTCCACCTAAACCGGTTTCCAAAATGATATAATCCACATTTTCCTTCTGGAAAATCACCATTCCCATAAGGAAAAGAAATTCAAAATAAGTAGGATGATAATCTCCTGCCTCTAAAAGCTCATCTGCCAGCTTTTTCACACGTAAAAAGGCTTCTAAAAAGGCCTCGTCCGAAACCATTACCTCGTTAATCTGAAAACGCTCATTAATTTTTACAAGATGAGGAGATGTGAATAACCCGCATCGAAAACCGTGGGCTTCCAACATGGTAGAAAGAAAAGCACAGACACTTCCCTTTCCGTTTGTTCCTGCAACATGAATAATTTTTCTATCTTTATCAGGGCTGTCCAGCATATCCAGACATTTCCTGGTGTGTTCTAATTTATTTTTCGTTGTAAACTTCGGTATATCTTCTATATAATTTACCGCTTCGTCATAAGTAAACAAGCTATCCCTCCTGTTCTGAAAACATAAGCTACCGCACTAAGACTTTGCCTAATGCGGTAGCCTCATATCAATTACCATTATAATGGAGTGGAAAGAATATGCAAGCAAATTATGTCGGTCAGAAAAATTTTCTTTTATTCCTCTTTTTCCTTCTGACTTTCTTCTGTCACAGCGGTTTCCGGCTCTTCCGTGACAATCAATTCCAACTCTGCGCTTGAACTTCCTTCGATTGGTTCATGGTAAATATACTTTTCTGTTCTTGTAAGCACTCTGTGGGTAGAACTGTTGCTTCGCATTGCAACATCTACAACATCCCCTTCTTTTAAGGCGGTGTTTAACAAAAGCAATGTATTTTCATCTACAAAATTCGCCTCTGCCAATTCCCCGTTTATTTCCATAAATGAGGACTGTGTAAAGTTTGCGCCTTTGATATAATACTGTGTTTCACCCAGAGTATCAATTCCATGAAGCTCTGCTTCCTTTACACCCAAATGTGTTTTTGTTCTCTGGAAAGGATTTTTCCCTCCGTATGTGTATTTTTCACCATATAAAATATCATATTGGAGCGTTTCTAAATCCACCTGATAATTTTTTGTATTTCTTCTTGCCTGATGGAAACGGAAAATATTTCCCTCATGAATACCGACTCTGTCCATAACCTCGGCTGCAATCTGATAAGCTGCCAGATTTTTATCTTTCTTTTCCAGTCCCATATTGTCCCAAATCACATACTGTGTCTGGAAAAGATATTTATTTTTTACATCGGTAACCTTCAGTCCCATAGTCGGAAGATGGTCTCCATACATAACCAACACAACGTCTTCATCCAGCTTGGAAAGCTCGTCTGTCAGCTCTTTTACAAACTGATCCATTTCATAAATCTGGTTGCAATAATACTCCCATTTATAATTTTCTGCCTGCGTACTTGAGCCTTTTACTGTAATCTTTGGATTTTCCAATACCGGTTCTTCAGGATAATCTCCATGTCCCTGTACGGAAATCGTGTATACATAATCCGGCTGCGGTGTGGACTCCATTGCTTCCAGAATATATCTGGTCAGGTTTCTGTCACGCATCCAGTCATTAGGATTAGTATCGTCCTGTGTTGCCATGTATTCCTCCGAAGTAAAGGTATCAAATCCCAGATTTGCAAAAACATTTTTTCTTCCATAGAAATTCGCTTCGTTATTATGAATTGCATGAGTTCCGTAACCCAGCCCCTTTAATACATAAGGAGCGCTTTCACAGGTGGTTTCTTTCAAAATACTTTTATACGGATATTCACCCGGTCCAAAATAACGCATGCTCATTCCGGTAATAGACTCAAACTCTGTATTGGCTGTACCCGCCCCTACGGAAGGAACTTTAAAGTAACCGGAAGAATAATCATTCATCATTTTTCTGAAATTCGGAATAGGGTCTTCCGATACCTCCAGATACTCTACCAAAGTCGGGTCAAAAAAGGACTCCAACTGTAAAAACAGAATATTTGGTCTTTTCTCCCCTGTTTCTGCCAGATTTTCCTCACTTTTCTGAATTTCATCAATGACACCCTTGGAATATTCTCTCGGTGAAGAAATTCCTGTGTTAAACACAGTGGTTGCCAGACAATAGGGGTATCCATAATCCTCGTAAGCAAAAGCAATGTTTCCAAAATAGTTGGAAAGCACCCTCTTTTCCAATGCCAATTTTGTTGTGCCCGCAAAAGCGAGAACCCCTGCAATAATCAAAGGCACATTGACCTTATAGCTGAGTTTTCCCTGATATTTCGGTCCTTTTATAAACAAAATAATCAAACCGATAATCGCAATAACCGCTACAATCATTACTACCCAGAAAAAGAAAGGTGACAAATATCTGTCTGCAATCTGGACAGCATCTGTAATCATGTGTAAGTCAGGACCGGTAAACGGCGTAACACGTGTAGTAAGCAGCACACCGTTAATAATTCCAAGTCCCATCCAGAAAATAAACAAAATCGTTCGCACAAACACACGTCTGCGGAACAGATATACAATCAATGTAGTGGTAAATATGAGAAACGCATTGTAAAAGAATACCAACGGGCGTTCCTGTAAAAATTCCCACGCATTCCAGATAGAATGTCTGGACATTGCTTCAATAAAGAAATATCCCACACAGACTGCCAGCATTTGCAGAGGAACAGAAAACATATTAAGGTATTTCAGACAAAATACTTTTTTTATTTCTTTCATAAAATTTATTCTCCTTAATAGCAATGAGAACAGGGGTGTACGACTGTAAAAGCCTTATCCCCCTGTCCCTGATTTGTGCCTAAAGAATTACTGAAGCTGTGCCAGACGCTCTTTCACCTGTTCCATCATGTTGGTATAGCGTTCTAATTTTTCACGCTCCTCCTGCACCTTGCTCTCCGGCGCTTTGCTGATAAAACGCTCATTATTCAGCATACCGTTTACACGTGCAAGCTCTTTTTCCAGTTTTTCTTCTTCTTTCTTCAATCTCTCAATTTCTTTTTCAATGTCTACCAGTTCTGCAAACGGCATATAAATTACTGCGTTGCCGATTACCGCTGATACTGCATCTTCTGCAATTCCCTCTTTGTCAGCCTGTACGAAAACTTCGCTTGCATAGCCAAGTGTAGCAAAGAAAACTTTTCCGCTTTCAAATATTTCTCTGACTGCTGCTTCCTCAGAAACAACGAATACCTTTGCTTTTTTGCTTGGCGGAACGTTCATACCTGTACGAACATTACGAATTCCTCTTACGGCTTCCTTAATTGTTTCCACTGCTTCTTCATCTGCTGCAAAATCCCACTCTTCTGTAAATTCCGGCCATGCAGAAATCATAATAGATTCTTCTTCCGGACAAAGTGTACAGTAAATTTCTTCTGTAATAAAAGGCATATATGGATGAAGGAGCTTTAATGCATTGCTTAAAACTGTTTTCAATGTCCAAAGGGCTGCTGCCTTTGTAGTATCTTCATCATTATAAAGACGTGGTTTTACCATTTCAATATACCAGTCACAGAATTCTTCCCAGATAAAGTCATATACTTTCTGAACTGCAATTCCCAGTTCGTATTTATCCAGATTTTCTGTTACTTCTTTTGCCAGTGTATTTACTTTGGATAAAATCCATTTATCTGCGCCTGTCAATGTCTGTAAATCAATATTCTTTGGAATATCTGCTTTTTCCAAATTCATCATGATAAATCTGGAAGCATTCCATACCTTATTAGCAAAGTTTCTGCTTGCTTCTATACGTTCCCAGTAAAAACGCATATCATTTCCCGGTGCATTACCTGTCATCAAAGTAAGACGCAGCGCATCTGCTCCGTATTTGTCAATAACTTCCAATGGGTCAATACCGTTTCCAAGAGATTTACTCATCTTACGTCCCTGAGAGTCTCTTACCAGACCATGAATTAAAACATGGTGGAATGGTGTTTTGCCTGTCTGTTCCAGACCTGAAAATACCATACGGATTACCCAGAAGAAAATAATGTCATATCCTGTTACCAGAACGTCTGTAGGATAGAAATATTCCATTTCCTCTGTTTTTTCCGGCCAGCCTAAAGTAGAAAATGGCCAGAGTGCTGAAGAGAACCATGTGTCCAGTGTATCCTCATCCTGATGGAGATGTGTGCATCCACACTTCGGACATTTTTCCGGCATTTCTCTTGCAACTACAGTTTCCCCACATTCATCGCAGTAGTATGCAGGAATTCTGTGTCCCCACCATAACTGACGGGAAATACACCAGTCTCTGATATTTTCCAGCCAGTGCATATATGTCTTGTCAAAACGTTCCGGAACAAACTGTAATTCTCCGTTTTTCAGAGTTTCAATGGCAGCTTCTCCCATTTCTTTCATTCTTACAAACCACTGTGGCTTAATCATCGGTTCTACGGTTGTCTTACAACGGTCATGTGTACCAACGCTGTGAGAATGAGGAACTACTTTTACTAAAAGTCCCTGTGCTTCCAAATCCGCTACCATCGCTTTTCTGGCTTCATAGCGGTCCATACCTGCATATTTTCCGCCCAGCTCATTGATAGTTGCATCATCATTCATAATGTTGATTTCTTCTAAGTTATGACGTTTTCC
The DNA window shown above is from Blautia hansenii DSM 20583 and carries:
- a CDS encoding SigF/SigG family RNA polymerase sporulation sigma factor; the encoded protein is MDDILALIGRAHQGDKSARDILTEKNMGLVHSIARRFQNRGAELEDLVQIGCIGLLKAIDKFDLSYEVRFSTYAVPMITGEIKRFLRDDGMVKVSRSLKEAAGKAYAVREELLMKTGQEPSMEEIAKELSVSEEELIMAMESSAQVESLQKTIYQSDGSDIALEDKLPYEKDEQEEVLDKLLLEDILGSLNARERELIYLRFFKEKTQTSIAKMMGMSQVQVSRLEKKILKALRERI
- a CDS encoding ThiF family adenylyltransferase, coding for MLQAFSRSEELLGKEGLQILANSKVAVFGIGGVGSYVVEALARSGIGNLTLVDHDEVSLTNLNRQLVALRSTMGRKKVSVAKERIMDINQDAVVHTYDTFFNADTAQLFDFSGYDYIVDAVDTVSAKLLLIEKAKEANVPIISCMGTGNKLNPSCFQIADISKTSVCPLAKVMRTELKKRKIKKVKVLFSTETVRKEKKSEPVELRSASKRPAPASVSFVPGVAGLMIAGEVIKDLVFGKGKKG
- a CDS encoding tetratricopeptide repeat protein: MNCVVCQTVLTASDYCPKCGCNVKALKKIDALSNFYYNQGLEKAQIRDLSGAITCLKRSLKMNKMNIQARNLLGLVYFETGEVVAALSEWVISKNMMPEGNLASAYIDKLQKNTNRLDMINTSIKKYNQCLEYCRNGNLDMAKMQLKKVLTNNPKLIKGYHLLALIYIHEGEYEKARKQLKAAAKIDKTNTTTLRFLREIEEQTGRATNLDSRFKMREKEDEKQNGSIVYKSGNDTIIQPPEYKEKSITNTLVNLLLGLLVGAAALWFLIVPAKTQKINQEANKKVVEYSGKMATISAELARMQEEMEASTESVNTAQTQIQEAGEKAAAYENLIKAWQAHQEGNSDTAANAIEGVNAELLSVEAKSMYDSIMKSVGSTVRKKYVNEASAALESGDYDTAIAGLEKALNIGKQDKNTMFQLAQAYDKKGDKENANQWYQKIIDEFPGTKAASDAKDYLEANGGSDQAPAEGEGDGEVPTEDGGETDGEIQSGETIEE
- a CDS encoding anti-sigma factor antagonist (This anti-anti-sigma factor, or anti-sigma factor antagonist, belongs to a family that includes characterized members SpoIIAA, RsbV, RsfA, and RsfB.); translation: MSLNLYVEMMLINERVIVKMEDRIKKRGNQLIVYVPKELDHHFAEQITPQVDKELDKGLIKQLVFDFSETGFMDSSGIGMIMGRKRILSYSKGTVAAIHVNDRVLKIMQLSGIYKHIEISQEPVWNYRVR
- a CDS encoding stage V sporulation protein AD, which produces MEQIVGKQSIQFQQAAHILSGAAIVGKKEGDGPLGKYFDKIGEEEGLFGCTSWEEAESNLQKEAVSMAIEKAGIEKWQLRMIYAGDLLAQTIASSFGIMGFDTPIYGLYGACSTMGEALSLSAMAVSGGYAPYVAAVTSSHFGSAEKEFRFPLGYGNQRPLSATWTVTGSGACILGTKGGKARIAGITTGKIVDYGFKDSLNMGACMAPAACDTIYQNLMDFNRLPEDYDRIITGDLGEVGQRILFDLMKEKGFDIEKQHMDCGIEIFDSNTQDTHAGGSGCGCAAVTFVSYILPKIEKGEWKRILFVPTGALLSKVSFNEGKSVPGIAQAVVIEHC
- a CDS encoding stage V sporulation protein AB, translated to MWQGEILAGIAGLCGGAVVAVALAAFIIELGIIPRFAGITHTANHIFLYENCLMLGSFLGNLIYIYHLSVPFGKIFAGVTGFFFGMFLGGWIIALVEVVNVFAVMARRLGLKKGIGWIVICIAVGKTLGSLFQFFIA
- a CDS encoding SpoVA/SpoVAEb family sporulation membrane protein, translated to MDAKQYEKYVKEKTPTHNLFLNMLGAFVSGGAICTIGQVILNICENMGLDKEISGSWTSLLLILFSVVLTGFNIYPKLAKWGGAGTLVPITGFANSVAAPAIEYQKEGQVFGIGCKIFIIAGPVILYGVLTSSLLGLIYYFLHIWGIV
- a CDS encoding stage V sporulation protein AA, which codes for MSEILYIQTEKNVEVQSPEIYLQDVAKLTCKDSKVLNRNKVRKVFSIPNGEPGRYVVSAVDLVHAIAKEEPNVDITHIGEANLVVTYEKAKHQQKWYSWLKTLLVCVLTFFGGAFSIMTFNTDVDTANLFSKIYTQFTGEIATGPTILEFTYSVGIGIGVVFFFNHFGKGKLTQDPTPVEVQMRLYEDDVNKTLIADKNRSKKTQKGENA
- a CDS encoding bifunctional folylpolyglutamate synthase/dihydrofolate synthase encodes the protein MFTYDEAVNYIEDIPKFTTKNKLEHTRKCLDMLDSPDKDRKIIHVAGTNGKGSVCAFLSTMLEAHGFRCGLFTSPHLVKINERFQINEVMVSDEAFLEAFLRVKKLADELLEAGDYHPTYFEFLFLMGMVIFQKENVDYIILETGLGGRLDATNAVLNPIACVITSISLDHVEYLGNTIAQIAGEKAGIIKPQVPVIFDGNNQEAAEVIKKRAHELGCPWCEVKEENQKLLDFTPEGIHFISRSAAYGDTELFVPFTAKYQMMNASLALETMGVLKEYHGMEKAELVHGMKNTRWQGRMETILPGVIVDGAHNEDGIAKFVETVRHFQKDYEITLLFTTVSDKEFPDMIAKICDGLHFTNVVTTEIWGSRKQSALELAGLFKENGCENVLVETNPEKAFEEAYKLKKDGLLFVVGSLYLVGEIKDYVRRRVHD
- the spoIIAB gene encoding anti-sigma F factor, encoding MNRDNKMVLEVESRSCNEGLARIAVAAFSTQLNPTLEEVADIKTAVSEAITNCIVHAYQKETDMITIECSRFQRELTVVVQDKGKGIEDVEKAMQPLFTTKPEQDRSGMGFAFMEAFMDEVLVESRLGEGTTVTMKKTIGRQKDVFE
- the spoVAE gene encoding stage V sporulation protein AE — translated: MEYINAFWVGGLICALVQILLEKTKLLPGRVMVLLVCTGAVLGSFGIYDKLIDFAGAGASVPLLGFGNTLFQGVKKAISEHGFLGIFMGGFTASAVGISAALIFSYAASLIFKPKMKN